The genomic interval GGAGAGTATTAGTCTAAGAGGTTCAAAGCCACATTGACTAGAAAGGAAGAAGTTTATCTTGATCAATTTTTGCTTTACAAGCATTTATAGCACTCAAGTAAAATACAACGAAAGGAAACTACTCAAAAGCTAATGCCCTTTGAGTTCGGGTGGTTTTTGACCCAGCCAAGTCATCCATGCAAAATATAGAAGTGAAAATAAAAGTAGCGAGCCTATAATTCCGGAGAGTCCAAAAAACCAAGCAGCTATAAAGTTGCAAAAAGTTCCAAAGATTGCTGTAACAATCTTAGCGGCAGTCATTGCCCGAATATTTATTTCTGACATCAGCTTTAAAGCGATCATTTGACCCGAGGCAAATAATCCTCCTGACAATACTATCCAAGGCAAAAAATAAGAGGAATCACGAAATGAAGGTGCGACTAGTACCTTAAATAACCAACTATGGAATAGTAACGAAATAAGAAAAGCTAATCCAGTTAGAACAAGGCATGTGCCAGTAATACGCCATGCTAAACGGTGAACAGAAATATTACGGCCATTATCTGTAGCTGCTCCTGAACGCTGATAAAGGATTGGTCCTAGGAAAGACGTGGCCAAGGCTGTAACCAGACTAATTGGGGTATAACCTAGCTGAAACAAAACTGCATATTGACCAACTTGTTGAACAGTGGCAAAAGCACCTAAAGCCCATCGATCTGATACTTGCTGAACCCAGGTAAACGCTCCCCAAATAGAGAAGGGCCATGCAAATATCCAGATTTGCTTAATCCAATTTTCGTCTACCTGATTGCTTTGCTTAACTGGCAAAGTTTGGCGTTGGCTAAGTAAAAGACACCTGAGAAAATATAATTGAGAAGCAGTTACCACTAAAGCAGCAATTCCATGGGCGATGACAACGGTAAAGCTAGAGGCACCTAGCCAAGGAATAACTATTACTATTAAGCCAATTTTAAGCCATACATTTAGACCACTATGCAAGGCTACAATGGACCGCTGTCGAGCTGCATTTTGAATGCCACTCAAGACAGCATTTAAATTACTAATAATGCCAAATATCATTACCGCTACTGCTAGACCAAGCCACTGGCTTTGCCCAGTCAATATAAGAGCAATAACAAGCAGAACTGCCAAGAGTAGTACAACTAGTATGGCATAGCCTACAAGGCTTTTAGACGCGTTAAAATAACTTTTCAGATCCTGCTTCTCAATGGCAACTGAATAAAAGCGAGCAATTCCTCCGCCAATGCCACCCATTACAACCTGGCCAACTAGAGCCGAAATAGTAAGACTAAGAGCTAATTCCCCATACTCAACAGGTTGTAGATGCTCAGTTAACACTCTAACTAGAGCTAATGAGCCAAGAACAGCGGCAATTTGTCCAATTAAAATCCACGCTCCCTCTTGTGAAAGTCGCTTAGCACGAGCAATATCTATATTGTAGAAACAAGAGGTCAAATACCTTTTAATACTCATCCATCTTGATTGCAAATAAACCTTGAAGTACCTTTGGCTCAGTGGATACACCATCCACATTTGCCATTTTATTGTTCACAAAAGGGAATGCCATAGGTAAAGCAGCCCTCAATTCCTCATTGCTAAACTGCTGAGAAAGAGGGCAGAAACCCTCATTTCACTTTTATCTATCAAATCTGCTCAGAGTGTTGTTACTGAAAACTATTTTCATAAACTCAATCGTTGACCAGGATTTTAGTAGAGTTTATCGCATCCAGAAACCAAATTAAGTTCGAGCGCCATCGAATAATCAGCTTCAAAAATACCCTTATTATTGGCATTCTCTGAGCTAGTACTATAACCACCAAAGCTGATCTATTATGAATAGATGGATCGAGAAAAACTGCTTCCGCCATTAGTGTATTAGCAGCGTCTAACTTAGAAGATGCTAGGTAACGAAAGGCTAGACTTCTCAGTCGAAGTGGCAACTGCAAACTAACTAGAGCAAGCTTTTGAAAAGCTTCGTAGCCATCTCTATCGAGTGGGTCAAATCCCTGCTCTCTTTTTATGAGAGCACAAGTAACTGCAAATTCTGATAGATAAGCTTGCTTTCTAGCCTTTGAGGGAACTCTAGTTACAGAACCTTCTATCAATTCTCTTTCGTATAAAATCTTTGGAACAATAGCAAAACGAGTAATTGGAGCCAGCCTTAACCAAAGATCTCGATCTTGAGCAAACTCGAAGAACACACGATAACCACCCACTTGTTCGTAGAAAATACGCTTAAACATAACTTCTCCATGAGAGAAAATATTTTCTTTGATTAGTTGAGATAGCTGATCTTCCTCTATCACTGGGCGTTTAACATGATACTTACCGGTGACTACGTTAAAACCCCGCATATAACATCCAACAACCCCAACATCAGGGCTCTTCATAAGTAAGTTAGCCTGCATCTCTATCCGATCAGGCAAAGAAATATCACCAGAGCCATGTATTGCGATTAATGACCCTCGAGACGCTTCAATTGCAGCACGTAGAGCAGACACAAATCCTTTATTTTCGTGTGTAATCAAACGAATTCGTGAGTCACGAAAGAACATGAGTTCATTTAAAGTAGTATCTGTTGAACCATCATTTACAAGTAAAATTTCAATGTTTGAATATGTTTGTCTTAGTAAGCTTTCAACAGAGCACTTTACGTATTTAGGACGATTATAGAAACATGAGATAATAGAAACAAGCGGTTTATTTACGTTTCCTTCTATATCCAAATGGGTCACGCTCTGATTTTGTCTTTACCCTATTTAAATTATTATGAGAATAGCGCATTTCATATAATCTGACAGGCTAGCAAGAGATACAAAGCTTAGACAATTTCTCATCTAGCTGATCATAACCCCTAAAGATTTGCCATGCATTTTCTATAATAGTTGGAGCATCTGCTACAAAACCTGCAACCATTAAAGCTGCACCAGCTCTTAAGTCAAGGGCTGTAACCTTAGCTCCATGAAGATCTTGTCCACCTTGAATAACTAAGAGATTGTCCTTAATTGCATAATTCATTCCCATCTTAGCGAGTTCCTCAGCATAGGCATATCGACCAGGAAACCTTAGATCAATAATTCGGCTTTCTCCTTTTGCCTTTGCACCTAAAACAGCAAACAATGGCTGCATGTCAGAATTAATTCCTGGGTAAGAACCAGTGCTGATATCAACGGGGTAACAGCTTGAGCCCCGAACAGTAATCCTGTTATCTAATCGATAAAAACGAACTCCGCTTTCCCGGAGATGAATAAGAGGGACTTCTAGGTGTTCAAAGGGAAAATCTATAATTTCTATATCTCCATTGGTCACAGCTGAACCAATTAACCAGGTTAGGGCTTCAACATTATCAGCAATTACTCTATGAGTAACGCCACCTAATTCATTAACTCCCTCAACAATGATGCTCTCCTGCCCACGAACTTCAATTTTAGCTCCAAGGGAATTAAGGAACTTAACTAAATCTTGAATCTCCGGACGAATATGCGGCCCCCAAATACGCGTTCTACCTTTGGCTAAACATGCACAAATGATACTGTTCTCGGTAGCTCCTGTTGATCGAATAGGTAGAAAAATGTCTGTCCCTTTGAGTTCTTGATGCCTAGAAACTTCTGCACAAAGGTAACCATTCTCCTCCCAGACGTGAGCTCCAAATGATTTGAGCACCATAAGGTGGATATCGTATTTACGATCGCCGAGTTGACATCCTCCCGGCAATGGAACTTTCCCTTGACCTGTGCGTCCTACTAATGCTCCTAGAATCAGTAAAGTGTTGCGAATTAATCTTTTATTCCAGATAAGCTCAGAAGAAGGTGTTCTTGCTTCAGCGATCTCTATCTCACTTCCATTAATAAGTCGGCAGGTTTTACCTAGAGCCTCCAACATCTCAATATGGATAAGGGCGTCAAGCAATGTGCTGGGATAGTTTTGCAATCGAATTGGTGCTGAAGTTAATAGAGAGGCTGCCAAAAGTCGTAGTGTGGAGTTTTTTGCTCCGCTAATTTTAACTTCTCCCACTAGACGCGACGGATAAATTATGAGTCTATCCAGATTATTAGGCATCTTAAGGTAAAAAACGTACTTCGGGTTCTAATTGAATTCCTAATTGATTGTCCACGCGGGTTTGAATATAATCTATTAAATGGCGTACATCTGCCGACGTTGCGGATCCCATGTTTTCGATCCAATTTGCATGAACTGGGCTAACCCGCGCTCCACCGAATTCAAAACCTTTCAAGCCTGCTTGTTCAATATACCAACCTGCAC from Leptolyngbya sp. KIOST-1 carries:
- a CDS encoding UDP-N-acetylglucosamine 1-carboxyvinyltransferase, whose translation is MGEVKISGAKNSTLRLLAASLLTSAPIRLQNYPSTLLDALIHIEMLEALGKTCRLINGSEIEIAEARTPSSELIWNKRLIRNTLLILGALVGRTGQGKVPLPGGCQLGDRKYDIHLMVLKSFGAHVWEENGYLCAEVSRHQELKGTDIFLPIRSTGATENSIICACLAKGRTRIWGPHIRPEIQDLVKFLNSLGAKIEVRGQESIIVEGVNELGGVTHRVIADNVEALTWLIGSAVTNGDIEIIDFPFEHLEVPLIHLRESGVRFYRLDNRITVRGSSCYPVDISTGSYPGINSDMQPLFAVLGAKAKGESRIIDLRFPGRYAYAEELAKMGMNYAIKDNLLVIQGGQDLHGAKVTALDLRAGAALMVAGFVADAPTIIENAWQIFRGYDQLDEKLSKLCISC
- a CDS encoding glycosyltransferase family 2 protein, which codes for MTHLDIEGNVNKPLVSIISCFYNRPKYVKCSVESLLRQTYSNIEILLVNDGSTDTTLNELMFFRDSRIRLITHENKGFVSALRAAIEASRGSLIAIHGSGDISLPDRIEMQANLLMKSPDVGVVGCYMRGFNVVTGKYHVKRPVIEEDQLSQLIKENIFSHGEVMFKRIFYEQVGGYRVFFEFAQDRDLWLRLAPITRFAIVPKILYERELIEGSVTRVPSKARKQAYLSEFAVTCALIKREQGFDPLDRDGYEAFQKLALVSLQLPLRLRSLAFRYLASSKLDAANTLMAEAVFLDPSIHNRSALVVIVLAQRMPIIRVFLKLIIRWRSNLIWFLDAINSTKILVND
- a CDS encoding lipopolysaccharide biosynthesis protein, with amino-acid sequence MVYPLSQRYFKVYLQSRWMSIKRYLTSCFYNIDIARAKRLSQEGAWILIGQIAAVLGSLALVRVLTEHLQPVEYGELALSLTISALVGQVVMGGIGGGIARFYSVAIEKQDLKSYFNASKSLVGYAILVVLLLAVLLVIALILTGQSQWLGLAVAVMIFGIISNLNAVLSGIQNAARQRSIVALHSGLNVWLKIGLIVIVIPWLGASSFTVVIAHGIAALVVTASQLYFLRCLLLSQRQTLPVKQSNQVDENWIKQIWIFAWPFSIWGAFTWVQQVSDRWALGAFATVQQVGQYAVLFQLGYTPISLVTALATSFLGPILYQRSGAATDNGRNISVHRLAWRITGTCLVLTGLAFLISLLFHSWLFKVLVAPSFRDSSYFLPWIVLSGGLFASGQMIALKLMSEINIRAMTAAKIVTAIFGTFCNFIAAWFFGLSGIIGSLLLFSLLYFAWMTWLGQKPPELKGH